The Oncorhynchus tshawytscha isolate Ot180627B linkage group LG30, Otsh_v2.0, whole genome shotgun sequence genome includes a region encoding these proteins:
- the cnot6a gene encoding CCR4-NOT transcription complex subunit 6a, whose protein sequence is MPKEKYDPPDPRRMYTIMSTEEAANGKKSYWAELEISGKVKSLSTSLWKLTHLTALHIGDNSLSRIPPDIAKLQNLVYLDLSSNKIRSLPAELGNMVSLRELLLNNNQLRVLPFELGKLFQLQTLGLKGNPLAQEILNLYQEHDGTRKLLNYLLDNLAGTKRVNSEQPPPRSWIVMAEPDRARTAALFSVMCYNVLCDKYATRQLYGYCPSWALNWEYRKKSIMQEIMNCNADIISLQEVETEQYYNYFLPELKDQGYEGFFSPKSRARTMSECDRKHVDGCAIFYRTEKFSLVQKHTVEFNQLAMANSEGSEAMLNRVMTKDNIGVAALLEVRKEMMEQSVGKSLHGMEKQLLLVANAHMHWDPAYSDVKVVQTVMFLSEVKNIVEKATRSLKLSSVSGETNAVPLVLCADLNSLPDSGVVEYLSSGGVDSTHKDFKELRYIDSLTNFNCNGKNGTSNGRITHSFKLKSAYENGLMPYTNYTFDFKGIIDYIFYSQPTLNVLGVLGPLDPHWLHENNISGCPHPHIPSDHFSLFAQLELLLSYPSSVNGIHLPGRR, encoded by the exons ATGCCCAAGGAAAAATATGATCCGCCAGACCCAAGGCGGATGTACACAATAATGTCCACTGAGGAGGCAGCCAATGGGAAGAAGTCATACTGGGCTGAGCTCGAAATTAGTG GTAAAGTGAAGAGTCTGAGCACCTCATTATGGAAGTTGACTCACCTCACTGCTCTTCACATCGGAGATAACTCCCTCTCTCGTATCCCGCCTGATATTGCCAAACTTCAAAACCTGGTGTACCTGGACCTCTCATCCAACAAGATCAGGAGCCTGCCCGCCGAGCTTGGCAACATGGTGTCTCTCAG GGAACTTCTTTTAAACAATAACCAGTTGCGGGTTCTACCTTTTGAGCTTGGAAAACTGTTTCAGTTACAAACACTGGGGTTAAAAG GAAACCCACTTGCACAAGAAATATTGAACCTCTATCAGGAGCATGATGGCACGAGGAAACTGCTCAACTACCTTCTGGACAATCTGGCAGGGACCAAACGAG TCAACTCCGAGCAACCCCCACCCAGATCATGGATTGTCATGGCCGAGCCTGACCGGGCACGAACAGCAG CCTTGTTTTCTGTGATGTGCTACAACGTGTTGTGTGATAAGTATGCCACGCGCCAGCTCTACGGCTACTGCCCCTCCTGGGCCCTTAACTGGGAGTACAGGAAGAAGTCCATCATGCAGGAGATCATGAATTGCAACGCTGACATCATTAGCCTACAG GAAGTGGAAACAGAGCAGTACTACAACTACTTCCTACCGGAGCTGAAGGACCAGGGTTATGAGGGCTTTTTCAGCCCCAAGTCCCGCGCCAGGACCATGTCTGAGTGTGACCGCAAGCATGTGGACGGCTGCGCCATATTTTACAGAACCGAAAA GTTCAGCCTGGTGCAGAAACACACGGTGGAGTTCAACCAGCTGGCTATGGCAAACTCTGAGGGCTCAGAGGCCATGCTCAACAGAGTCATGACCAAGGACAACATTGGTGTGGCCGCTCTTCTAGAGGTGCGCAAGGAGATGATGGAGCAGTCTG TGGGAAAGTCTCTGCACGGCATGGAGAAACAGCTCCTCCTGGTGGCCAATGCCCACATGCACTGGGACCCGGCGTACTCCGATGTCAAGGTGGTCCAGACCGTCATGTTCCTGTCTGAGGTGAAAAACATAGTGGAGAAGGCCACGCGCAGCCTCAAGCTCTCCTCAGTCTCCGGGGAGACTAATGCCGTCCCACTCGTCCTGTGTGCTGACCTCAACTCACTCCCCGACTCTG gtgtggtggaGTACCTGAGCTCGGGCGGAGTGGACAGCACCCACAAGGACTTCAAGGAGCTTCGCTACATCGACAGCCTGACCAACTTCAACTGCAACGGCAAGAATGGCACATCCAACGGCAGGATCACCCACAGCTTCAAGCTGAAGAGTGCCTACGAAAACGGCCTGATGCCTTACACCAACTACACCTTCGACTTCAAG GGCATCATTGACTACATCTTCTACTCTCAGCCTACGCTCAATGTGTTGGGAGTTCTGGGTCCTCTGGATCCTCACTGGCTCCATGAGAACAATATCAGTGGCTGTCCCCACCCCCACATCCCCTCCGATCACTTCTCCCTGTTTGCACAACTGGAGCTGCTCCTCTCCTACCCGTCATCAGTCAATGGAATCCACCTGCCAGGGCGCAGGTAG